Proteins encoded in a region of the Candidatus Hydrogenedentota bacterium genome:
- a CDS encoding shikimate kinase — protein sequence MNVVLIGSRGSGKSAVAKALATVLSRPVVSTDAEIERRAGCAIVDFVSNRGWDAFRDLESEVVRHVAPRADCIIDTGGGVVLRQANVDALRAGGRVFWLQAPVTVLAARIKDDASRPSLTGSKSAVDELADVLAARTPLYAAAAHHSIDAATRTPEEIAAEISRLFY from the coding sequence ATGAATGTCGTCCTCATCGGTTCGCGCGGCAGCGGCAAATCGGCGGTAGCGAAGGCGCTGGCAACGGTGCTGTCGCGGCCTGTCGTTTCGACCGACGCTGAAATCGAGCGGCGCGCCGGGTGCGCGATCGTGGATTTCGTTTCAAACCGTGGGTGGGACGCGTTTCGCGACCTCGAGTCGGAAGTGGTTCGCCACGTCGCGCCACGCGCCGACTGTATAATCGATACCGGAGGCGGCGTCGTGCTGCGCCAGGCCAACGTCGACGCGCTGCGCGCCGGCGGCCGCGTCTTCTGGTTGCAGGCGCCCGTGACCGTACTTGCCGCGCGCATCAAGGACGACGCCAGCCGCCCTTCGCTAACGGGCTCGAAGTCCGCGGTCGATGAACTCGCCGACGTTCTGGCGGCGCGCACTCCCTTGTACGCGGCGGCGGCCCATCATTCCATCGATGCCGCAACCCGTACGCCGGAGGAGA